One window of Dechloromonas sp. ZY10 genomic DNA carries:
- a CDS encoding methyl-accepting chemotaxis protein, with translation MRWFNNQKIWLRLVGVISAMLLLLWSVTILWTQAEQQHNAEVQAREFAGSVHQMTLAALTAMMMTGSIDQRQLYLDQIRNTSNIHELEVFRGEAVAAQYGPGLAPKRGADADELAVLRLGSPVFRVEPGQGALKAVLPIFASSNYLGKNCLGCHSVREGAVMGAVSMKISLEQVNAQARDFVLRLCGLALLLAVPFLLLIYGFISRAVTRPLERVIGYFDAIGAGRYDNRIEAHSRDEVGTLLHDLDLMQQKLRHDVAESRRVADETMRIKVALDNATTNVMIADNDGRIIYLNRAVCAMLRAAEADLRRDLPNFTVDGLLGENFDVFHRQPAHQRQLLAALGQPHRAEVRVGGRVFRLIANPVVNERGERLGTSVEWLDATQEVAIQQEVQAIVAAALTGDLQRRVELSDKQGFMRELGQGINALLQTNAQVLGDLQRLLSALARGDLTEQISADYHGIYGELKDDANATVVRLQEMIGQVRTAVESINTAAGEIASGNTDLAQRTEEQATSLEHTVTRMEELTQTVEANAANAARANQMAIQASEAAARGGEVVGRVVSTMETINEASRRIGDIIGVIDGIAFQTNLLALNAAVEAARAGEQGRGFAVVATEVRKLAQRSAEAAREIKGLIDDSATRVDAGSRLVEQAGVGMGEIVTAIAQVTGIMGQISTASSEQSTGIGQVNQALAQMDDVTQQNAALVEEAAAAAESLEEQARNLSDVVALFRLDGAAPSVPAYTPAPLAVARLPAKAPGRDSEWAEF, from the coding sequence ATGCGCTGGTTCAATAATCAAAAAATCTGGTTACGCTTGGTCGGCGTGATTTCGGCAATGCTGTTGCTGTTGTGGTCGGTAACCATCCTGTGGACGCAGGCGGAACAGCAACACAATGCCGAGGTGCAGGCACGCGAGTTTGCCGGCAGCGTTCATCAGATGACGCTGGCTGCGCTGACTGCGATGATGATGACTGGCTCCATCGATCAGCGGCAGCTGTACCTTGACCAGATTCGCAATACCAGCAATATCCACGAACTCGAAGTGTTTCGTGGCGAGGCAGTCGCCGCCCAGTACGGACCGGGTTTGGCGCCCAAGCGGGGGGCCGACGCCGATGAACTGGCCGTGCTGCGCCTGGGTTCGCCGGTATTCCGGGTTGAGCCGGGGCAGGGCGCCTTGAAGGCGGTACTGCCGATTTTTGCGAGCAGCAATTATCTCGGCAAAAACTGTCTGGGGTGCCACAGCGTACGAGAGGGCGCGGTGATGGGGGCGGTGAGCATGAAAATCTCGCTTGAGCAGGTCAATGCTCAGGCTCGCGATTTTGTCCTGCGCCTGTGCGGGCTGGCCCTGCTGCTGGCGGTTCCCTTCCTGTTGTTGATTTACGGCTTCATCTCGCGAGCGGTGACCCGGCCGCTGGAACGGGTGATCGGCTACTTCGACGCCATTGGTGCCGGCCGCTACGATAACCGGATCGAAGCGCACAGCCGGGATGAGGTTGGCACCTTGCTGCACGATCTCGATCTGATGCAGCAGAAATTGCGCCACGATGTTGCCGAGAGTCGCAGGGTGGCCGACGAAACGATGCGGATCAAGGTGGCGCTCGATAATGCGACGACCAATGTGATGATTGCCGACAACGATGGGCGGATCATTTATCTGAACCGGGCAGTATGTGCGATGTTGCGGGCGGCCGAGGCTGATTTACGGCGCGACTTGCCGAATTTCACGGTCGACGGCCTGCTTGGCGAAAATTTCGACGTGTTCCACCGGCAACCGGCACATCAACGGCAACTGCTGGCCGCCCTGGGGCAGCCTCACCGGGCAGAGGTTCGGGTTGGCGGGCGGGTGTTCCGCCTGATCGCCAATCCGGTGGTGAATGAGCGAGGAGAGCGTCTCGGGACTTCGGTCGAATGGCTGGATGCCACGCAGGAGGTGGCGATCCAGCAGGAAGTGCAGGCGATTGTTGCGGCAGCACTGACGGGGGATCTTCAGCGGCGTGTCGAACTGAGCGACAAGCAGGGTTTCATGCGCGAACTCGGGCAGGGGATCAATGCCTTGCTGCAAACCAATGCCCAGGTTCTGGGTGATCTGCAGCGCCTGCTGTCGGCGTTGGCCCGCGGTGATCTGACCGAACAGATCAGCGCCGATTACCATGGCATCTACGGTGAGTTGAAGGACGATGCCAACGCGACCGTGGTCCGCCTGCAGGAAATGATTGGCCAGGTCAGGACGGCCGTCGAATCGATCAATACCGCTGCCGGCGAGATTGCCTCGGGCAATACCGACCTGGCGCAGCGTACCGAAGAACAGGCTACTTCGCTGGAGCACACGGTGACCCGGATGGAAGAACTGACCCAGACGGTCGAGGCGAATGCGGCAAACGCTGCGCGTGCCAACCAGATGGCGATTCAGGCGTCGGAAGCGGCTGCCCGCGGTGGCGAGGTAGTCGGCCGGGTGGTCAGCACCATGGAAACGATCAATGAAGCTTCGCGGCGGATCGGCGACATCATCGGGGTAATTGATGGGATTGCCTTTCAGACCAATTTGCTGGCTCTCAATGCAGCGGTTGAAGCTGCGCGGGCAGGAGAACAGGGGCGCGGTTTTGCCGTGGTGGCTACCGAGGTGCGCAAGCTGGCTCAGCGTAGCGCCGAAGCCGCCCGTGAAATCAAGGGGCTGATCGACGATTCGGCAACCCGGGTTGATGCCGGTTCGCGCCTGGTCGAGCAGGCTGGCGTGGGGATGGGGGAAATCGTGACGGCAATTGCGCAGGTCACCGGCATCATGGGGCAGATTTCGACCGCCAGTTCGGAGCAGTCGACCGGGATCGGCCAGGTCAACCAGGCCCTGGCCCAGATGGACGACGTCACGCAGCAGAATGCGGCGCTGGTCGAGGAGGCCGCTGCTGCTGCCGAATCGCTGGAAGAGCAGGCGCGCAACCTGAGCGATGTGGTTGCCCTGTTCCGGCTGGATGGCGCCGCCCCATCCGTCCCCGCGTATACCCCGGCGCCGCTTGCGGTGGCCCGGCTGCCGGCAAAGGCGCCGGGGCGGGACAGTGAATGGGCCGAGTTCTAG
- the napH gene encoding quinol dehydrogenase ferredoxin subunit NapH codes for MSKRIGADAIAAKGWLRSHRWLLLRRFSQLSILALFLLGPLAGIWLVKGNLNYSYTLDFLPLTDPYVAMQSLVAGHLPEMLGSLGVLIVSLFYFLVGGRVYCSWVCPVNMVTDAAGWLRDRLGIKGSVHLSRQTRYWILGMTLVGSAVSGVVLWELINPVSMLHRGLIFGLGAAWTVVLAVFLFDLFVMSRGWCGRLCPVGAFYSLIGRRSPLRVRAGQRQACNDCMDCFEVCPEPQVIRPALKGEEKGVGPVILAPDCTNCGRCIDVCAKDVFAFGLRSNNPASTLPGQRQGAGE; via the coding sequence ATGAGCAAGCGAATCGGAGCCGATGCGATTGCCGCCAAGGGCTGGCTGCGCTCTCACCGCTGGTTGCTGTTGCGGCGGTTTAGCCAGTTGTCGATTCTTGCCCTGTTTTTGCTTGGCCCATTGGCCGGGATCTGGCTGGTCAAGGGCAATCTGAATTACAGCTACACCCTCGATTTTCTCCCGTTGACCGATCCCTACGTTGCCATGCAGTCGCTGGTTGCCGGGCATCTGCCGGAAATGCTGGGCAGTCTCGGGGTATTAATTGTGTCGCTTTTCTATTTTCTGGTCGGGGGGCGCGTCTATTGCAGTTGGGTTTGCCCGGTGAATATGGTCACCGATGCGGCAGGTTGGTTGCGCGATCGCCTGGGGATCAAGGGCAGCGTGCATCTATCGCGGCAAACCCGCTACTGGATTCTGGGCATGACGCTGGTCGGCTCGGCTGTGAGCGGTGTGGTGCTGTGGGAATTGATCAACCCGGTCTCGATGCTGCACCGGGGGTTGATTTTTGGCCTCGGGGCGGCGTGGACCGTGGTGCTCGCAGTCTTTCTGTTCGATCTGTTCGTGATGAGCCGTGGCTGGTGTGGGCGTTTGTGCCCCGTGGGGGCTTTTTACAGCCTGATCGGGCGCAGGAGTCCGCTACGGGTACGCGCCGGACAGCGCCAGGCCTGCAACGATTGCATGGACTGTTTTGAGGTCTGTCCTGAGCCGCAGGTTATCCGCCCGGCGCTCAAGGGTGAGGAAAAAGGCGTCGGTCCGGTGATCCTGGCGCCGGATTGCACCAATTGTGGCCGCTGTATCGATGTCTGCGCGAAGGATGTGTTCGCCTTCGGCCTGCGTAGTAACAACCCGGCGTCGACGCTGCCTGGCCAGCGTCAGGGGGCGGGTGAGTGA
- a CDS encoding response regulator, giving the protein MTVSSPPTDSRNTTAVVQSASRSLSWLIAFVLLCIGLILGVRLFFADLDQELQQRSNNERARLFIGEEIVHSIRSMERDIYQMAVTQNRAGFLRIQRALAARQEKVRHDLGVLRDGGVAQRSLLLNLAEQQEKAQEVYFQPTAEDRQRIMEDIEVGTNLHQVEQLSRELGALLEQRWVALENENPRDFYRAEEALALYLKRTPPYFERLQENANRLFVEGEQRLQSLESEINTKRRYFNQVETGLILLVIFFAALIGVQFIRHLNLSLQAARSHGREAALQRERITTILDTLSDGVYATDCDGKITFINRAAEQMFGWENSQLLGLPAHAHTHHSHCDGRPYPAAACPLLAVARQGEAHEGEDCFFRRDGEAFPVSYRAAPLTFEGELVGALVSFQDIGARKAAEARIRLLELAIQESDQGIMITAADATLEGPTIQYVNSGFTQITGYPAGEAQGRRTALLRGPDTDPQTIRALVSSLERGERFTAEIDYQRKDGSLFAAEIDYSPVHGNDGAISHFIAHLSDISTRRAAEQALREAHDQALANAQMKSEFLANMSHEIRTPMNGIIGMTDLLLDTQLDPEQHDFARLVRDSANSLLTIINDILDFSKIEAGKLDIENIDFSLQQVVEGVIDLLAPKASDKRLSLMSYIDPGLCDNLRGDPTRLRQVLLNLIGNAVKFTERGGIEVMVQASPRSEPNWLRFAVRDSGIGISPDGQRRLFQSFSQADGSTTRKFGGTGLGLAISKQLVTLMGGEIGVTSEEGQGSTFWFDLPLPAGNGQQRPLRTTPEQIASERVLVVDDRDTDRTILRRYLNSWGIDNVCVARPRDALAAIDDAEQSGRPFSAALIDYRMPEMNGLELAQAIGAMPGPPALRRVLMTAYDQRELFEQALNAGFAACLSKPLHQSELFNTLFGSPAPDDAAEAAHHEGQAADACNLREALNQGRLVLLAEDNPTNQKVAELQLRKLGYRTHIVANGLEAVHTFNTLPFAALLMDCQMPVMDGFEATAKIRRIEQEENLPHMPIIAMTANAMQGDRERCLASGMDDYVSKPINTEHLASALQRCARPRREELPASAPAAVTQQPPVAPGKLDLGPLRELCDHDETIIRELLDAFTATMPGLLARVAAALDRCDASELEAAAHEIKGACSNLGFSHLSATAKDLEACCRPASPDWPRAARSLEQLHQDYRHAEQSLREQSLLGG; this is encoded by the coding sequence ATGACCGTTTCTTCGCCCCCGACCGATAGCCGGAACACGACCGCCGTTGTGCAATCAGCCAGCCGCTCACTGTCCTGGCTGATCGCCTTTGTCCTGCTTTGCATCGGCCTGATCCTCGGGGTACGGCTATTTTTCGCCGATCTCGATCAGGAACTGCAACAGCGCAGCAACAACGAGCGCGCCCGCCTGTTCATCGGCGAAGAGATCGTGCACAGCATCCGCTCCATGGAGCGCGACATTTACCAGATGGCGGTCACCCAGAACCGCGCCGGCTTCCTGCGCATCCAGCGCGCCCTTGCCGCCCGCCAGGAAAAGGTCCGCCATGATTTGGGCGTCCTGCGCGACGGCGGCGTTGCCCAGCGTTCCCTATTGCTGAACCTCGCCGAGCAGCAGGAAAAAGCCCAGGAAGTCTACTTCCAGCCGACCGCCGAAGACCGGCAAAGAATCATGGAAGACATAGAGGTCGGCACCAATCTGCATCAGGTCGAGCAATTGAGCCGGGAACTCGGCGCACTGCTCGAGCAGCGCTGGGTGGCTCTCGAAAACGAAAATCCGCGCGATTTTTACCGCGCGGAGGAAGCACTGGCTCTCTACCTGAAGCGAACCCCGCCGTACTTTGAACGCCTGCAGGAAAATGCCAATCGCCTGTTTGTCGAAGGCGAACAGCGCCTGCAATCGCTCGAAAGCGAGATCAACACCAAGCGCAGGTACTTCAATCAGGTTGAAACCGGCCTGATCCTGCTAGTCATCTTTTTTGCCGCGCTGATCGGCGTCCAGTTCATCCGCCATCTCAACCTGTCCCTGCAGGCGGCACGCAGCCACGGCCGGGAGGCAGCGCTCCAGCGCGAACGCATCACCACCATCCTCGACACCCTGAGCGACGGAGTCTACGCAACCGATTGCGACGGCAAGATCACCTTCATCAACCGGGCTGCCGAACAGATGTTTGGCTGGGAAAACAGCCAATTGCTGGGGCTGCCGGCACACGCCCATACCCACCACAGTCACTGCGATGGCCGCCCCTACCCGGCAGCCGCTTGCCCGCTTCTGGCCGTTGCCCGCCAAGGCGAGGCTCACGAGGGCGAAGATTGTTTCTTCCGCCGCGACGGTGAAGCCTTCCCGGTTTCCTACCGGGCTGCCCCGTTAACCTTCGAAGGGGAACTGGTCGGTGCGCTGGTTTCATTCCAGGACATCGGTGCCCGCAAGGCGGCAGAAGCCCGGATCCGCCTGCTTGAACTGGCGATTCAGGAGAGCGATCAGGGGATCATGATCACGGCCGCCGATGCCACGCTCGAAGGTCCGACCATTCAGTATGTGAACTCCGGCTTTACCCAGATCACCGGCTATCCGGCCGGCGAAGCCCAGGGACGCCGAACCGCCCTGCTGCGAGGTCCCGATACCGATCCGCAAACGATCAGAGCGCTGGTCTCCAGCCTCGAACGCGGCGAACGGTTCACTGCCGAAATCGACTACCAGCGCAAGGATGGCAGCCTCTTTGCTGCGGAAATCGACTACTCGCCGGTACATGGCAACGACGGGGCAATCTCGCACTTCATCGCCCACCTCTCTGACATCAGCACCCGGCGAGCCGCCGAACAAGCCTTGCGCGAAGCACATGACCAGGCGCTGGCCAATGCGCAGATGAAATCGGAATTTCTGGCCAACATGAGCCACGAAATTCGGACACCGATGAACGGCATCATTGGCATGACCGATCTGCTGCTGGATACGCAACTCGATCCCGAGCAGCACGACTTTGCCCGTCTGGTGCGGGACTCGGCCAACTCACTGCTGACCATCATTAACGACATTCTCGATTTCTCGAAAATCGAAGCTGGCAAGCTGGATATAGAAAATATCGATTTCTCGTTGCAGCAAGTCGTCGAGGGCGTGATTGATCTGCTCGCTCCCAAGGCCAGCGACAAGCGACTGTCGCTGATGAGCTACATCGACCCTGGCCTGTGCGACAACCTGCGCGGCGACCCGACCCGCCTGCGCCAGGTTTTGCTCAACCTGATCGGCAACGCAGTCAAATTCACCGAACGGGGCGGCATTGAGGTGATGGTCCAGGCCAGCCCGCGATCCGAGCCGAACTGGTTGCGTTTTGCCGTTCGTGACAGTGGGATCGGGATTTCCCCCGACGGCCAGCGTCGCCTGTTCCAGTCGTTCTCGCAAGCCGACGGCTCCACCACCCGAAAATTTGGCGGCACCGGCCTCGGACTGGCGATCAGCAAGCAACTCGTCACCCTGATGGGCGGTGAAATTGGCGTCACCAGCGAAGAAGGGCAAGGCTCGACCTTCTGGTTCGATCTCCCGCTCCCTGCCGGCAACGGACAGCAACGCCCCTTGCGCACCACCCCGGAACAGATTGCCAGCGAACGGGTGCTGGTAGTCGACGACCGGGACACTGATCGCACCATCCTCCGTCGCTACCTCAACTCCTGGGGCATCGATAACGTCTGTGTCGCCCGGCCCCGCGATGCACTTGCCGCCATTGACGATGCCGAACAGAGCGGGCGCCCTTTCTCGGCTGCATTGATCGACTACCGAATGCCGGAAATGAACGGACTGGAACTGGCGCAGGCGATCGGCGCAATGCCAGGGCCGCCTGCATTGCGGCGGGTTCTGATGACCGCCTACGACCAGCGCGAACTGTTCGAGCAGGCACTCAATGCCGGCTTTGCCGCATGCCTGAGCAAACCCCTGCACCAGTCGGAGTTGTTCAACACGCTATTTGGCAGCCCAGCCCCGGACGATGCCGCCGAGGCCGCACACCACGAAGGGCAAGCCGCCGATGCCTGCAATTTACGGGAAGCCTTGAACCAGGGGCGCCTGGTCCTGCTTGCAGAAGACAACCCGACCAACCAGAAGGTCGCCGAACTGCAATTGCGCAAACTCGGCTACCGCACCCACATCGTCGCCAATGGTCTGGAAGCGGTACACACTTTCAATACTCTTCCGTTTGCTGCCCTGCTGATGGACTGCCAGATGCCGGTGATGGACGGTTTCGAGGCGACGGCCAAAATCCGCCGGATCGAGCAGGAGGAAAACCTGCCGCACATGCCGATCATCGCAATGACCGCCAACGCGATGCAAGGCGACCGGGAGCGTTGCCTTGCTTCCGGCATGGACGATTACGTCAGCAAGCCAATCAATACAGAGCATCTGGCCAGCGCCCTGCAGCGCTGCGCTCGCCCGCGCCGCGAGGAACTGCCAGCCTCCGCACCGGCCGCCGTTACGCAGCAGCCCCCCGTCGCACCCGGCAAGCTTGATCTGGGCCCGCTACGCGAGTTGTGCGACCACGACGAAACAATCATCCGGGAGCTGCTGGACGCTTTTACCGCAACCATGCCGGGCTTGCTGGCCCGGGTTGCCGCAGCGCTGGACCGCTGCGATGCCAGCGAACTTGAAGCGGCGGCCCACGAAATCAAGGGAGCCTGCAGCAACCTTGGCTTCAGCCATCTGTCGGCCACCGCCAAAGACCTGGAAGCCTGCTGCCGGCCTGCATCACCGGATTGGCCCCGGGCTGCGCGCAGCCTCGAACAACTGCACCAGGATTATCGCCATGCGGAGCAGAGTCTGCGCGAGCAGTCGCTGCTCGGCGGATAA
- the napG gene encoding ferredoxin-type protein NapG has product MESNSNKKTLARRQFIFDSARMACGVGMLGLGLGLYAKQSKALPALALRPPGALPEEDFLGACIRCGLCVRDCPYNTLSLARPEQPVATGTPFFTARNIPCEMCDDIPCVKACPTQALDHGLTDINRAKMGVAVLIDHETCLNFLGLRCDVCYRVCPVIDKAITLDMVPNQRTGRHAMFLPTVHSEHCTGCGKCEKSCVLEEAAIRVLPPKLAKGELGHHYRVGWDEQKKAGGSLIDESKMLDLPDRLPEGAVVPGHYDPASGMTATARGLPGSEAGAIPSAPPGLGGGKP; this is encoded by the coding sequence ATGGAAAGCAATAGCAACAAAAAAACGCTGGCGCGTCGCCAGTTCATCTTTGACAGCGCCCGGATGGCTTGCGGTGTCGGCATGCTCGGCCTCGGCTTGGGTTTGTACGCCAAGCAGAGCAAGGCGCTGCCGGCGCTGGCCCTGCGCCCCCCCGGGGCCTTGCCGGAGGAGGATTTTCTCGGGGCTTGCATCCGCTGCGGGTTGTGCGTTCGCGACTGCCCCTACAACACCTTGTCACTGGCCAGGCCGGAACAACCGGTGGCGACCGGGACCCCATTTTTCACCGCCCGTAACATCCCTTGCGAGATGTGTGATGACATCCCCTGCGTCAAGGCTTGTCCGACGCAGGCGCTGGACCACGGGTTGACCGACATCAACCGGGCCAAGATGGGTGTCGCGGTCTTGATTGACCATGAAACCTGTCTCAACTTCCTCGGCTTGCGTTGCGATGTCTGCTATCGCGTCTGCCCGGTGATCGACAAAGCAATTACCCTCGACATGGTGCCCAATCAGCGGACCGGTCGCCATGCGATGTTCCTGCCGACGGTACATTCCGAGCACTGCACCGGTTGTGGCAAGTGCGAAAAATCCTGCGTCCTGGAGGAAGCCGCAATCCGGGTGCTGCCGCCAAAGCTGGCCAAGGGCGAACTGGGGCACCATTACCGGGTAGGTTGGGATGAGCAGAAAAAGGCAGGTGGCTCCTTGATCGATGAAAGCAAGATGCTCGACCTGCCGGATCGCCTGCCCGAAGGCGCAGTGGTTCCCGGGCATTACGATCCGGCCAGCGGGATGACTGCGACCGCGCGGGGTTTGCCGGGAAGTGAGGCCGGTGCGATTCCAAGCGCGCCGCCGGGATTGGGAGGGGGTAAGCCATGA
- the rpoH gene encoding RNA polymerase sigma factor RpoH — protein sequence MTHALALPVLSSAGNLDAYIQTANRYPLLSESEETRLAERFRNEGDVEAARQLVLSHLRLVISIARGYLGYGLPHADLIQEGNIGLMKAVKRFDPTRGVRLVSFAMHWIKAEIHEYILKNWRLVKVATTKAQRKLFFNLRSLKNDYEGVDTLSASQATEVASRLGVKPEEVVEMETRLSGRDLALEGSPEDGEDSFAPIDYLADSRYEPTRMLEYKAQSELASDGLQAALAGLDERSRRIIEARWLHDGEAATLHELAAEFGVSAERIRQIESKALQKMRGLLAA from the coding sequence ATGACCCACGCTCTGGCGCTTCCTGTTCTCTCATCTGCTGGCAATCTGGACGCCTATATTCAAACGGCGAACCGTTACCCGCTTTTGAGTGAGAGCGAAGAAACCCGGCTGGCCGAGCGCTTCCGCAACGAAGGCGATGTGGAAGCTGCGCGCCAGTTGGTGCTGTCGCATTTGCGCCTGGTAATTTCGATTGCTCGTGGCTATCTGGGCTACGGCCTGCCGCATGCCGACCTGATTCAGGAAGGCAATATTGGCCTGATGAAGGCAGTCAAGCGCTTTGACCCAACCCGCGGCGTGCGCCTGGTTTCTTTCGCGATGCACTGGATCAAGGCCGAAATCCATGAGTACATCCTGAAGAACTGGCGGCTGGTCAAGGTCGCTACGACCAAGGCACAACGTAAGCTGTTCTTCAATCTGCGCAGTCTGAAAAACGATTACGAAGGCGTCGACACCCTGTCCGCCTCACAGGCCACCGAAGTAGCCAGCCGCCTGGGGGTAAAACCCGAAGAGGTGGTTGAAATGGAAACCCGCCTCAGTGGTCGCGACCTTGCGCTTGAAGGTAGCCCGGAGGATGGCGAAGACAGTTTCGCGCCAATTGACTATCTCGCCGACAGCCGCTACGAGCCGACTCGCATGCTTGAGTACAAGGCTCAGAGCGAACTCGCCAGCGATGGTCTGCAGGCTGCTCTAGCCGGCCTGGACGAGCGTAGCCGCCGCATCATCGAGGCCCGCTGGTTGCACGACGGCGAAGCCGCAACCCTGCACGAACTCGCCGCTGAATTTGGCGTTTCAGCTGAACGCATCCGGCAGATCGAGAGCAAAGCGCTGCAAAAAATGCGCGGACTGCTCGCCGCCTGA
- a CDS encoding nitrate reductase cytochrome c-type subunit has protein sequence MNQTLKSTFAVLASAACWTFALPASAEESPRPMRGADVAVSDSAPELKKYLGGKPGGQEKVARTFRDQPPVIPHAVENFDEITLEENQCLSCHGPEVYKKKNAPKIGDSHFRDREGRVLSTASAARHNCVQCHVPQVDAPPLVGNDFKGDVATAPAAQTAKAKKKN, from the coding sequence ATGAATCAGACGTTGAAGTCGACCTTTGCCGTACTTGCTTCCGCTGCATGCTGGACGTTTGCCTTGCCGGCCAGTGCGGAGGAATCGCCGCGTCCGATGCGGGGGGCTGATGTGGCTGTCAGCGATTCGGCACCGGAACTCAAGAAGTATCTTGGTGGCAAGCCCGGCGGGCAGGAAAAGGTGGCGCGCACCTTCCGCGATCAGCCACCGGTGATTCCCCATGCCGTCGAAAACTTCGATGAGATCACGCTGGAGGAAAATCAGTGTCTGAGTTGCCATGGTCCCGAGGTGTACAAGAAAAAGAATGCCCCCAAAATCGGCGACAGTCATTTCCGTGACCGCGAGGGGCGCGTTCTGAGCACTGCGTCGGCTGCACGGCACAATTGTGTTCAGTGCCATGTGCCGCAAGTCGATGCGCCGCCGCTGGTCGGCAATGATTTCAAGGGCGATGTCGCGACGGCGCCGGCAGCACAAACCGCCAAGGCCAAGAAAAAGAACTAG